GATTTCCGTTGAATTAGGAAAGTTAGGAAAACCCAAATTTCCTAGAGGTCCCAGATATCTGCTAAACCACACGTCAAGCAATCAAGAACACGAAAAGACAGACGGAAAAATATGAGAATCAAAAAAAGAATAAAATTGATCTTATTCTGAATCTGCGTATGAGCGTTACAACAAGGTACGTGCCTTGGCTGCGAGACCTGTCGGCGAGATCCCTAGTTCTAGCACCTAAGACTGCAGAAAACCTAATTGAGTCGCAGATCGAATAACGAAAACGAAAAGTTGCCTATATTGCTCTAAGTATTTCTCTGAGTAATAATTCTTTTGTCCCCCTCCCCCTTCAACTTCGATCCTCTTATATACTCCTTCTAAGGAGGTTTGCCTTTTCCCTTTCTGCATTCGATCGAGTTTATCGCTTCGCGGAAATATTTCATTTTTTCGATCTCTATATTTATCTTCGGAAACTTGACATTTATCCTTCGAACTTGACATTTATCTTCTTCTGGGTAATAAATGATAGACCGTCGTAGCGACTGGGCTTGATTTCAAAAATCGTAAGTAGGCTCTTTGCCGCGTTCTGGGTCCCTTCGGGCCCTTTTTCCTGACTTTAAGCGTTTTTACGATTTTATAAAAAGAGCGCTTTCGAAACGACGTCGATTCCGAAGAACATTCAAACTCCTCGTATAGCATAGGCGATCCTGGGTGTTCAGCTAACCGCTGCCATATTATACGATCAATCCGAATGTTATTCGAGAAAACGAGTTCTTGCGGTTTTTAAATCGTAAAGTTCCAACGATACCTCCGATCGAGACGAAACAAGAGCGAGTTTGATACAATCTCGGGAGAGGAGTTACAAGGACGATGTGAAGATGGATTCTGGTCAATTCAGCTCGGCCGTTCGCCGAACTGGACTGGTCCAGCTCGGCGAACGGCCGAGCTGAAACTGTGGTTGATCCAGCTCGGCCGTTCGCTGAACTGGATTGGTTCAGCTCGGCCGTTCGCCGAGCTGAATCCGTGGTTGATCCAGCTCGGCCGTTCGCCGAACTGGACTGGTCCAGCTTGGCGAACGACCAAGCTGAGTCCTGCGGTCGATCCAGCTTGTCCATTTCGACGAGTTGACCATTAGACCTTAGGTAGTTTTTTTTGGTTTCCGATTTCTTTCTATATTTAGGGAAGTGAGATATGCTCTGGAAGTTTTTCTGACGTTGATTTCGTCGTAACCGATTTTGACCCCAACAAAGATCATGGATAAACTCACGTGGATACCATAAAGATAGAACTGTAATAGATTAAAAATGACATTTAAAGACACTTGACCAACCAATTAAATTGCAAGAAGAATGAACAAAATCATGAACTTAATCACTTGATTTTACTAAACACAACTCTCACCAAAGGATTTCACAGCCGTTTCTGGAGAATGTTGGATCTGGAGTCGAGAATCTTTAGTAACTCCATGTGCAGTGAGGAAAGAGCTTTGGCTACTTACACCTACAGTAAGATCCAACACAAATTAAGCCATAAGATCCAAGAAAGTCGTAATAATAACAAACAATAACACCACACACAAAAAAATCCTCCGGCAATAATGTGACATGCACCGCCGCAGCAGCATAAACCTCGGTAGCGAAGAGCCCAAAATTCAGTTCACACTCTCACAGTCTCATCAAATCAATGAGTGTCAACAAATTTTAAAACCAAAACCACAAAAAATCTCATCCCACGCTCGTCAATAAAAAAAATAACACTACGAAACAAAGAAAAATCAACGGGAATCGAACCTTCGGCGTCTCCCAATGTCTCTGAATCCGATCGGAAATTTAGAGAAACGAGACGAAAACAGAGATGAAGAACAATGGCAGAAGCGACAGTGAACGAATAGGAGAAGTGTGGTGTTTAGACGGAGGAAATAACATAATTCGATCGGAAGAAACCACCGGAGATTCTCGGCTAGAGCTTACAATCGAGTGTGATGACTGTTAATGGTGAGATTCACGGCGATTACACTGCTGTCTCCGGCATCGTCGTCGTCGATTTTGAATATAAAGATCCCCCGTCGTCGAGAGAAACAATTTGAGTTTTTTTTTTTCATTTTTTCTATTAATATGTTTGAGAGTATTATTGTCTTTTATCCGTTAATAAATGTTATATTTTTGATATTCAGCTTGAGAAGCAAGTTCTGAGATGAAATTTTAAAAATGACTATCAAAGAGAATTGTCCGAAAAGATATTAATAAAATAATTTATATTCGAGAAGGAATTAATATTTGACTTACTTGTAAAAAAGCAACTAAGTTTATTCATTATTTATATATTTTTAATGTTTATAATGAAAATTTATCCAAATATGGTAAAATTACAAGAAAGTATTCATTCTTACATTTATGTCTCATTAAATTTGTCTGTATACTGTAAATAAACAAGTGATATAATATATTAAAAGTTAGTTTTAAATTTAATTTAAAATTTTAAAATTTAAAACACCTAGTCGTATAAATATAACTAAGCTGTTAATTGCAACTATGTGGTTGTCCGCAAATTTACGGATACAAATAATTTTAAACTTGTAATATAATGTAATATTTTTTAAAAATTTCCACACTATAATATATTTTTTTTGTTTTAATGAAAAAAATTGATAGATATTTTTCTAAATAAAAAAATTATATATTCTCATTTTTCATTTATTCTAATTATTTTTAAAAGTACAAATATGAATTTTTAATTTTAATTTTTTTTTATCAACGATGATATATGGCTGATTAAGATTTTTCGTCTATAAAGAATGAGTATTTAATTTGTTTAGCATTCACGTTCAGACTATATATATATATATATATTAATTGGTTTGTAGGTCAAGTTTTTTTATCTAAAAATTTTTTTTGAATCCAAGAAATATGAATTATGTGACAAATAAATCCACATTTGCAACTAAAGTATAAACATACAAAAGATTATCAAACATAATATATATGTGGATTCCATTAATTTTATAAAATTTCTAATAATATTTTCCATGTGAGATTTAATTATATTACTTTATACATTAATACACGTTCATAGTAATAGTGTTCGTATTTAATAGATACTTAAAAACTTCATATTATTTGGAAAGTTATGTTAGTTGTAAACCAATAAATATTTGATTTCTTTTTTTGAGCAGAATTCATCAACCAATCAAATTATTACATATTTTTTAAAAATTTCATCAATGATACATCTAAGCAAAAGTTATTTAATTGACTTTTCAATTATATATAATATGATATTAATATTCAAGGCTAAAGATTTGCAACTGTTTTATTTTTTTTACTCAAACTGTTGAACTATAATCATTGGTTTTATAATAGAACTTTTATTTTAAAATTTTTACCATAATAGTTTTGAGGGGTTTTTGGTAGCCGAAATAGTCAAATACTTAATAATGCTCGGAAGAAATAGTATTTAATAGTCAATAACTTGACTAAAGAATTGTGGTTGACCAGTTTACAACGTGTACGAAATGCAAAGATACACCTTCAAAAAATGTAAAATTGAGTCAATTCCTTTCCCGCAATTAATGGCCTTCCAAAATATGTCTTTGGTAGTCGAAAAGGAAAGAAATCTACAAATCTTATCCTAAATCTAGAATAAAACTCTGAATTTCGTTGGTCCAAGCCTTGAACATCAGATTCCCAAAAAAACACAGATTTTCTTTTCCAGTTTGTGAGTAATTTTTGTTGAGAGTATGGCGATGGAAAACATGAACGGGCAGATTGTTAACGCAGCGACCGGAGAGCCGATGAAAATGAAAAATTGTCACCAAGTGATTGACCTTCGTCTTTGTTTTGATATTACGATGAAACTTAAAACTGATACTCGTCAAATCCTGCGTTTAGATTAAACTTTTATTTCTTGTCATTTGAAGTTTTTATTTTGATAAGTGGTATTTGTTTTGCAGTGTCATAAAATGAGATCGGATGCTGATGGAAATTGCGTGACCAAGAAGGGAGCCACGACATGTGTGTTGAAGTATTGTCCTAAGTGCCTGTTAACCAGGTTTGGTTTTGATCGTTTAGATTTATGTCTTTTGTTATGAGAAATGTGTAAAAGCTCTAGTGATATGTATTGGCTCGAATTAATAGGTACGGAGAGATCGGAGAGGAGCTGGCGGTGAATGATAATTGGGTTTGTCCCAAATGTAGGAAAATTTGCAATTGTAGTTGGTGCAGGTAAGTCAAAATCATCCAGTATATATAGGCCGAGACTTTTATCCGAGATTCGGATTCGATCCGAGATTCGATCCGGATCCGATCCGAAAATTCGGTTATCTGGAGGGACCGAATACGGATCCGGATAGTAAAATGTTGGATCCGTCAAAGCCAGATCCGGATCGGGATACCTTTATTTTTTAGTCCGGGTATTCGGATCCGTAAGTTTTATTAATAACTATTTCAAAAATAGTAATATCTATATATAAAAATTAATTTATTTAATGTAATTTTATTTTTATAATAGCATATATAAATTTTATGTAAATTTTGCAATATTATACATAGAAATAATTAAAAAAATTATATATTTTTTTATTTTTAAATTATTTTAATATTTTTTTATATATTAATATTATTTTTTATTTATTTTAAGGATCCAAATCCGGATCCGGATATCCGCCAGATATTACAATTTTTAGAAGGATATCCGACACCCAGATATCCGAGAACCCCGGATCCGGATAAGGATAGTAAAATTTTGGATCCGCCGGATAAGGATCCGGATCCAGATACCTTAAAATTGCCCGGATATCCGATCCGTCTCAGGTCTAATTATATATATATACTAGGTTAAGATCCGCGCCTTGCGCGAAATCAACATTATATATATAAATTATTTTATGTATTAAATATTTTTACATATTATAAAATAATAAATATATATTAAATAATTAAAAGTCAGTAACTATTAAAAATATAATTAAATTGGTGCGAACATATAAATCAATTATATTAATACAAAAGTTTTTANNNNNNNNNNNNNNNNNNNNNNNNNNNNNNNNNNNNNNNNNNNNNNNNNNNNNNNNNNNNNNNNNNNNNNNNNNNNNNNNNNNNNNNNNNNNNNNNNNNNNNNNNNNTTTTTTGATCATTTGTATCTTTTATAGAAAAAAAATTAAATTACTGATAACAAAATTTTCATTGTGGGATTAATAGTTTTAGGAATTTATAATTTTTTTTAAAAAAAAGTTGCAAATGATCGTTCAAAACTTTTATCAAGAAAATTGTTCAAAGTAAATTTTGAAACTAAAATATTGTATTTTATATGGTTTATAGTTTAATTTAAAACGATATATATATATTAATCTTATTAATTAATTAAATTAGACTTTCTACTAATATAATTTTTGTAATCATTTGTATTTTGTCATAACAAAAATTTTAAACCATGGATCATAAAATTTGAATGTGAGACTTTTAACAGTTTTAGTAATTTATAGCCGTTTGTAAAAATTCAAAATATAACATATACATAAAAATCTAAATTTTTATTATATGGTTATTGTGGTTGTTTAATTTATTTAATAGCTTAAAATTAAACAAATATGATAGAAGATACACTATTTTTTATCAAATCTTTATTATTCAAAATCATTAATTGTCATAAATACTTTAGCCACATTAGGCAATTCCGTAAATTTTATTTAAGGAAATAATAAAGTACATTAATGATGAATTTATTGTTAGTTTAATAAAAAGCTTATTATATAATTAGAAGGACCAACATATTTCTCTAATGATTCTAAGAATCATTGTAGTGATGATATGTGGCTACAAAAAGAAGTTGTAATGCTTCTCAAATAATATATAGGGGATATATATATATATATATATATATATATATATTAAGGCACTTTATATTAAATTGTTCTTTTTTTCCGAGGAATAATAAAGGTAAGAGAAGACAAGCTCACCCTGTGAGGAAAGGAAACAGAACAACCTTGAGTTTGTTCCTAACATACTGATCATTCACTTGGAAATAGTATCGAGGATCAGAGAAGTAACGAGTAATCTGTTCCAAATTTCAAGACGAAGACAAACAACTTCAAAATTGATGTAAAGAGAGATGTGGAATTCACCAAGAAAATAACTCTTACATTGCTCTGCAAATACTCAGAGCTTGATCCTAGAATCCTCTCCCCATACGTACATCTCTCTGCCTATCAAAACAAAATCAACACATCTTTAATCTCA
This sequence is a window from Brassica oleracea var. oleracea cultivar TO1000 chromosome C1, BOL, whole genome shotgun sequence. Protein-coding genes within it:
- the LOC106294946 gene encoding cell division cycle-associated protein 7-like, yielding MAMENMNGQIVNAATGEPMKMKNCHQCHKMRSDADGNCVTKKGATTCVLKYCPKCLLTRYGEIGEELAVNDNWVCPKCRKICNCSWCR